In the Arachis hypogaea cultivar Tifrunner chromosome 20, arahy.Tifrunner.gnm2.J5K5, whole genome shotgun sequence genome, ACGTGCTTCAAGTGTTCGTGATACGAAGAGTTCATGTGTTATTTAGAAGATagtagtttatatttttagaatattttaatttaatttgatatatatttaattttgtttatttaattactagattgaaTCTTATGTTTATGGACTTtagtgttttctttgttttaacctaatatgaggttataaatacctctttagctattgtagtcgtagtagagaatgatttagaggtttgaaaatccatttttggtttcgtgatgaaaccatggtgtggacaattgaggttgaggagtccctctcttgttgcatcggggaattgggtagaaggttgaggagtcccttcgattcaattcccAAGCTATGgtgttgacaagttaggttgaggagtcccttcctTGTTGTGTCAAGAAATtaggtagaaagtagagtgattctctttgtattcaatttcaatctatcctttttgttttttatttcaatttcaatgtatcttttctattcaatttcaattcttgtattgtttatctttttattttttataagaaaataaggattcaaacggagtaaaaagatacattgaaattaaaatagaaacaaaaaagatagattgaaattgagtacaaagagaatcactctactttctacccaatttattgacgcaacaagaaagagattcctcaacctaacttgtcaacgccatagtGTGGGAATCGAATCGAAGGGACTCCTTAACCTTCTACCCAATTTtccgatgcaacaagagagggactcctcaacctcaatttttcacatcatggtttcatcacgaaactaAAAAAGGAGTTTtcaaacctctaaatcattctaCGTTACGCCTACCCTAGTTTATGAGGTATTTATagcctcttattaggttaaaatatagAAAATCATAAACCCAcaaacataaggcccaatctagtaattaaataaacaaaatcaaaatacattaaattaaattaaattattctaaaaatataaactaatatcttctaaataacacttgaactcttcatatgatgaacatttgaagcacgtatcattctcctcctcttcaaaaaagattcgtcctcgaatcttgtaggtgaaaaaatggtatatgaaaaggacaataattataagaaagataatttcttttttttcctttttgttttttttttttttgtttgtgtactgtatactttttttattttttaaacaataaataaaaaataatgacaaaacaataatgaaatacaaacgaaaacaagaacacaagaacttaaaaaaaaagaagcgaCAAACATTAgacttttttttatgataaaagaagaacaaatatagattaataagaattaatctaatacTTGAAATATGATACcaaatgataaagaaataaaagataaacaagaagataaggattcaaactaaataaaaaaaaagatacattgaaattgaatataaacaaaaaggatagattgaaattgagtacaaagagaatcactctactttctacccaatttcttggcGCAACAAAAAAATGACtcttcaacctaacttgtcaacgtcatagtttgagaattgaatggaagggactcctcaaccttctactcaattccccgatgcaacaagagagggactcctcaacctcaattgtccacatcATGGTTttatcacgaaaccaaaaaaggggttttcaaacctctaaatcattctatGTTACGACTACCCTAGTTTATGAGGTATTTATagcctcttattaggttaaaatatagAAAACCCTGAACCCACAAACATAAGgtccaatctagtaattaaataaacaaaattaaaatacatcaaattaaattaaaatattctaaaaatataaactaatatatatcttctaaataatacttgaactcttcatatgacgaacatttgaagcacgtatcaaaTATCCTCGAAGACTTCTTTGTGATAAAGAAAATTCATTCTCCCGATGATTGAGATTATCGAATCAATTGAAAGATTGAAACGAGAGAGCTTGGATCTTCTGCTTGATGTTAAGGTACTGGTGGcacatgttctgaatctttatgTAGATGTTGCGCCATGATCATGTGAAAGGGAAGGCGGAGGGATCGTGATGGTGGCGGAGGAATCGCGGTGGTCGACGACAGGTTTAAACTTCTTCCTACAGGTCTTGAGTTTAGTGAGAGATTtaggtggagagagagagagttttagAGGGAAAAGGACGAGGCAGCAGTGGAAGAGAGGGAAAGAGAAACAATAAAGAGATCATACTAGACGGTTGAGAAATTGAGGGACTCAGGGGCGATTTGTTCCTATTACGAAAGAGACCGCCACGTAGACACGTCAGCGTGTGAGCTAACCGGTTACAGAGACTAAAttgaacaaatataaaaataggTAGGAATCAATTTGTGTTTTTTATAATTGTTAAGAGACATAATGTCTATCGGGTGATTAATTAGAAATCGAAAAGGACTTTTACTCTAATACAAATGACTGTATTAATTGTTCGTTCTTTAAAATAATTGTCCCTCTTTATTAATAACGATCCCATTTCAAATTTGTATccaatttaaatttcattttaaatcagttcaattacaataaatataaaaaaatattctattaaagtTGCTCTTAAAaatttctattaaaaatatttagaaagaatataaaagaaaatatatagataaataaattaaataaaacaattagAAGTGATTATTTTAACTTAGATTATaaatttaactattaaaatatattttatttgataaataaattaattatatattagtatataaataaattaactaaatgtttgatttaatttattaaataaaatatatctttatcattttatcatttatatattttaaaatctattttatcaAAATTGTAATCTTTTTTATACTTGCTCTTTTAATTTCTCTTGGCCCTATTCGGTGTAGAAGTGGGGGTGTTGTATTCACTATTCAGATAATCAGATCACACGCTTCGGTAACAATGTAGCTGATTCTGGACAAAGCTACAAtgtcttctccttttttttgtttttttcttttttttcccttttttcctGTGATATGGACGCTTaatatttaattacttatttttaatttgtggatTCACGTTTATTTCCTTATCCTAATTTATGGCTATAATGAGCAGACAACCACCGTGCTCATGTCAACtacataatatttaaaagtaaaaaaaatttaaaaattgaatttgtggttcaCAATTTTTACCGAAAAAAATCTCTTAAGCTACGTTTGATTTTAAAAACAAGACAAGATAAGAtactaaaaataagataagatattaaaaataaaacataaaaggaagagatacaaaaattaatatttttatattttatttaataataaattagaataaattatgaaaatttaatttattttattttttattcaaaaaattttaaaaaaatataataataaaaaatataattataaaaaaataaaataataataaaaaaataaaaaataaattgtattttttattaatatctcTATGTCTTTTATGTCAAGCtagaaataaaatatactaattaagtatttttaaaaataatatctttatcTAAGTATCTATCAAAGTATCAAACACAATTTTATAtctctctatccttattttagtatattCTGTACTTATAAACAAAAGCAGTCTTATTTCACATAAAGTGATAGAACATTTCATtcatgtatttaatatataaaatggcataaataattaaatatataagatatatttgatcatttatattaattaaaaaatgctTCAAACACAACTCGAGTACAATGGAAAAGTTAAAAAAtgttaatgaaaaaatatttcataaattatttaaattaatatatacaataataacATGCATGATGCATTTACATAAATGACATAATCTTTTATAATTTGTTAATAGAGTAGCCTAATgagaaataatgaaatattaatagaGCCTATGTTTTATAAATAACATATATCAACTTAAAATTCTTACAAATATATGGACatataatcatatatttttagGTTTGGCCAGGGActaatttgaaaaattattagAATGTTTTCATGTTCtcgatattttctttttttatacaaTATTAGAGACTCAATTGTTGAATGTGTTTATTCCCGTAGTCACGTTAGATCTGCAGAGAGTGCCGTCCATACCAATTTTGGATAGGATAAGGGTACTCTTATGACGTGGTAGTGGCACAATTATACTGAAAGAGACAAAATATTATAATGTGAATTGACCGATTAATAAAcatgattaattttatataattttatatacgaTTAAGAAAAAcgtgaaaaaaatttatatagcaAGTAAAATTTTATGTGACCAATATCTTATAAaatcaattaagataaaaaaaattgaaaacattcTTTTGACGAACTAATATTCTATATCTCTTCTGCATTTCAATATTCAAACTGTGAATAAGTATagtcataataaattaattaagaaaagcaatcaatcataactttttgtagaattttattaTCATACTAAAACGATAATATTGatttttagataaataaacaaatttcttcaatatatattaaaaaataagcaGGTGTGCATGGATGTCGTGGGCATCGAGAAGCTTGCACGGCACCGCACTATATAAAAGGAATGAAGGATACAAAATTTTGtttggaattttaattttttttattagatctaACTAATATGTACTTTTAAAatacatgataaatttattattaataaataattttaaatatttttatttaataaatataaaaaatacattaaaaatttaatttataatcttaacatatatttttaaggtATAGATTAgctaaattctttttttatttaatattttacaacAAACAACATTGCATTGATTGCATTCACACAAACCAAGAGGGACACAACACAACCTAAAGTACTGTGTTGTGTCTCCCTACACCCCAAATCAAATCTTAAAGACTAAATAATACCAATGGACccgtcccaaaaaaaaaaaaaaaaaaaccaataccAATGGAGAAAAAGaattagagagaaaaaaaggAGACGGTAGCAACTTCATGACTTGCTACTCAAAGCATTATATACATTGGTGGAAATGGCCATCACACTTGTTACTACAGCTAGTATAATCATAACTAGTGCTATAATTTTGTCCCTTCTCGTTGATACCTCATAAGCATCCCTGAAATTTGGAAACAAACAATGTTATCAACCAGTTTTATTCACTCATGCATGAAAAGTGTGCTTTTATGCATACAATTCTTGCATCCCAAACATGTTTGTATTGTAGGTCTCTCATTTTGTTGTCTCTATTTCAGATCTAACTTCTGTTTTCTTgtatttaatgaaaaaatattttttgtcacaAAAGTAGGACATCAATTCTAACACTTCCAGTAAAAATACTATgtgcatataaaaaaatattaccaaatccattattatgtacatatataaatatatattatttaactcatttttaatagatattttgtatttcaatatgtattttatattataattaatttaatggttGTTTTTTAATGTACACATAGCATGATTACACATTGTAAATGTAAGTTCTTATTTTTGGTCCCATCGTATTTGTATAATAAGaaacaataagataaaaatagTTATATAATGACCCATTTTTCATATATTCATTTGAGACTTATCACCTTATTAGCTATTACTATAAAATGGAATATAGTTCTTACTTAAGTGTGTGGCCCACACTTCATCAGTTTATCCTATTCTATAGTGTGATAAGTGAACAAATCCAATAAGATAATGAGATAAAATACCTTAAAACAATAGCTCCTGGGAAAACAAAGGCAAGGCACAACGCAGTTGTGGATCCCAGAAACTGAAAGAAGTACCAAATATCCGGAATAGCTATGGCAGCAAGGTAGCTGACGACTAGAAGCACCAGAGTAAGGATCACAAATCTTTTGTTGTCATTGGCAAGCATAGGCTTCTTGGGGAAGAGGAGTTCATCTATGTTGGCTCTCAGGGAGAAGTTCAAAAGAGGAAACACCAGCATGATGTGTAATGCATAGCTTATGCGGACCACACCATTGAGCAAGGAACCAACTGCAGAACCAGCATTCTGATCGAAATTGATCAGAATGTCCGATTGTGTCGAGTCTCCGAATAAGAGGTACCCGAATAGACCGATTGCAAAGTATATGACAGCACAGAGCATCAAGGCTAGTCGAACCGCTTTGGTCATGTGGGATGCCTTGGCAAGCTCAAACCCAATTGGATGCACTGCAAGTTAAatcaactaactaaattatatgcATACATTGCCTAACTAATAAAATTGCAAAGAAATGTCAAATCAGTATACATCAATTACACCAAATAGGCCAATACCAAATAATCAGCAAGGTAAATATTTCAAGCTTGttctaaataaaaaacaaaagatcaAATTTGGCAACTATCAAAACCAAATATCACATGCTAAGTAGTGAATCGGGCATGTAACTAATTAAGTACCATTGAAATGAAATGTGAAGGCCGTAACTACAACTGGAACTGCCGTGAAGAGATCAAAGAAGGATGTTTGGTAATCTAAGCGAGGAAACAATCTTGgggtttgtgtttttccttgcAAGACTGCAACAACTGCCATCCCAGAACATATTGCAACAAACACCACTGCCAGAAAAGTTGACACTGCTGAACTGTACTTCAAGGATTCTGCAAATTTCAAAACACCAATAACatcaaaaaattatgttataacTAAGTTTTTGAAAGATTAATTTAATACTGACCTACACGTTTGTACAAGACCAATGGAAGCATAACAAAGACCAAGGTTATGAACAAAGCAAATTCCCTGGAATTCCACCAATGAATCCCAAACCACTGCTGCAGAAGGCCCAAGTGCACTTCTCCACCTTCATTTCCCTTTCCAGATAGCACATCCCCTGTTTCACCACTCCAAATTTCACCCACAAacattaataataatgataataaatgaTAAAATGAAAAACAATTACTACTCATTACTCATAAAATCCTTTCTTTGACctaaaaacaactaaataaacaagCCAAGCTTCTCTATACAAATATTCACCACTCAAACTAAGCTAGCTTAATATCATAACTTCATaataagttattaaaaaaaaacaaaggtaCAATTTTGGCACTTATTTTAGGACACTATTttcattcataaacaacaaaagcATAAGAGTTACTttcattcattaattaattaagtcaGAGTAATTAACActcaattttcttatcttttttgatGAGAAAGGAATTAGATTGAATTAAATTCTGACCAATAATAATTAGGTATAGAATCAAGGCTCCAATGTTTGTGACGATGACACAAACTTGTACGGCAAGTGCTCCGAAGGTTCCGAACGCTTCTCTCATGACGCCGGCGTACGTCGTCGTTTTGCCGGAGTGCGTGAACCTCAACAGAAACTCAACTGACACTTCAGCGAGAACTGCGATCACTGCAATCATGGCGAACGCAGGTATAACGCCGAGGACCTTTAGGATCGCCGGGATCGACATGATTCCTGCTCCGACGATGGTCGTCGCCACGTTGAAGACGGCGCCAGAGACTGACGCCGGTTGAGTAGAGGATCCAGTGGATTCCGGCAGGAGGGGGACGTTGACACCCGCCGCCGGCGACATCTCGGCGGTGAAGTAGTGGTGGATAAGGTCCAAAATTGGTGGTGGAACCTAGCGACTAAGAAGTGAAATTATGCTTGAAATGGAACTATATGCGCAATTTAAACACGTTACTTAAAACGTGTTACtactctattttatattttatcatatttttagctTTTGTTCGTATGTCACTAAGatcaactattaaaattagttattaatataatatataaatattaattaaatttgattaatataataattaatttattggtctataaatattaaaatttaaatttatatacaataaattattaattaacaataaatttttaaataaaatttaatattataataaattaagagataatttataaattaaaatataaaatatatattaaaatataaaatatatattaaaataagttaaataaaatatatatttatatataaatatataataatttattttaataattaattttaatatttaaaatatttttattattttataatcattATGATTtgcataaaataatttaattatcaaaattaatttttaatataaaatatatattaaaaataaattaaattatatatatttatatataaatatataataattaatttataaatatataataattaatttgatgattaatttttaatatgtactgaaatttttttattttaaaaatagactaaaatacTGTCAgtcatatgttatttttaaatttttattattacagaaaataatataacaagaataaaaatatttttaaaattattgaaattttgataatatcaaatttaaaaataataacatctctttgagagagagagagagagagagagagagagagagagagagagagagagagagagagagagagagagagagagagagagagagagagagagagagagagattcttcACTTGCTTGACCAAGAAAAagtgaaaggaaaataaaaattaataaaatagctaGCTGCAACTTGCAAGTGGTGAACTGGTGATAATTGGAAGGAAGTAAGGAACAAGGAAGGTAAGTTAATGAATTAATAATGAAACACCaatattgaatttattattttgaacttttgggtgaaaattcGTACCAATTTTCCGGAGGTTGGAAACATTTGAATCGTTGGTGGTTTTTGACTGGAGATCAtgatcaaatttttattttaaaaacatttttttattttggtgtacaaattttcaacaattttttttgtgacttaaaagaaaataaacaaaaactaagaaagaaaaaaaaaaacaagaaactgtttaagaaaggcagtcccgctgaatactactctcaaactccttccaaggcaatggaagctccacttggggagaaatagtcctcattgcagtctttgccatgatgtctgctactgtatttgcatctctcaagatcaaccgaagatcagcacgccatttccaagacatgatatctcggatttttaacaccaaaggattaataaacccagagcaatcttgtaaattattgaTAATAGTAAATGcctccacacagtctgtctcactctgtttgctcaactcggtagtgactgcgattcctacttatcgcatgcaagtatctctcttccctaaaggggtaactaataagatagaatccatgatgcgaaactttctatggaagggtcaagctgatggtagaggcctgaatctagttaactggaaagtgttggttactcctaagaagtttggaggtctggaaattagagatcctttttgtgccaatattgctcttcttggaaaactaatttggcaactttttcaccatcccgacaagctatgggttcaactgttgacggagaaataccattcttctaaggctgattgttttagtcggtctcgaggaaggggatcttatgtttggaagagtatatgtcgagcttgggatatcctgaaggaaggttttagttggtgcattggggatttggaacagaacttttggttttctaaatggagaagagaggggcgactatgtcaggagatggattatgttcacatttctgattcggatctcaggatcttggacctttggtcatctggacagtggaaccttgagaatatctattctcatctgaatcagtctctgcagagcaacattaactcttacaacccagatgttcaagctggttcagaggtcggttggtgttggactggtgtggcctcaaaggtttatgatgctcatagtggttatttgtggctcagtaagaagatgtttagttgggaggataggggtaattggctttggctttggcgtcaacatgttccagaaaagcacaaatttttggcctggctatgtcttcgggaggctcttcctaccgctgcatttcgttttaggaggggcatttcgcacacggatagctgtccacgatgtttctcaggtcaggaatcggttttacattgtattcgggattgtccaaaagcccaacttgtttggcaagctttagggatctccgatcaaccagtggatttgatgagttggttcttatataatagcaaacagcgcccttttagattcttttctggtctctggtggatttggtgttcgagaaataacgagatctttcatcctcacgagcattggaccacagacaaggtgattggtatggctttgtccttagaaaaggagctccgaaatatttttgagttgcaacgactatctatcccctcaaccattagtgactcttggattcccccctcagtgggtacctttaagattaattgtgatgctagctatcctggcagtggtgctcgagttagttttgcttgtgttagcagagattggaagggaaggtggcaacgaggctgtctgggaacaattgagagtcgtagcattttgcaaggagagttatttgctatttggagaggctttcatttagcatgggactcgggacaaagagaACTTCCAACAATTAATTCATCGTTAATTTATACTTCTtagatttattta is a window encoding:
- the LOC112782856 gene encoding amino acid transporter AVT6C, which translates into the protein MSPAAGVNVPLLPESTGSSTQPASVSGAVFNVATTIVGAGIMSIPAILKVLGVIPAFAMIAVIAVLAEVSVEFLLRFTHSGKTTTYAGVMREAFGTFGALAVQVCVIVTNIGALILYLIIIGDVLSGKGNEGGEVHLGLLQQWFGIHWWNSREFALFITLVFVMLPLVLYKRVESLKYSSAVSTFLAVVFVAICSGMAVVAVLQGKTQTPRLFPRLDYQTSFFDLFTAVPVVVTAFTFHFNVHPIGFELAKASHMTKAVRLALMLCAVIYFAIGLFGYLLFGDSTQSDILINFDQNAGSAVGSLLNGVVRISYALHIMLVFPLLNFSLRANIDELLFPKKPMLANDNKRFVILTLVLLVVSYLAAIAIPDIWYFFQFLGSTTALCLAFVFPGAIVLRDAYEVSTRRDKIIALVMIILAVVTSVMAISTNVYNALSSKS